The Coleofasciculaceae cyanobacterium genomic sequence ATGAGCAATATCTTCTCTAATAGTGGCGCGGTATGCTGACCAATTGGCAATTCCTACTCCAAAGGTAATCTTGACGCTATGGATTTCGGCATAACTTTGAGCAGCCACCGCAGCCGCAGCAGTTAATAAACCAGGGGTTGCACCACAACCTGTCAAGTAAGTGATGCCAGCCTGTTCTAAGTTGGACTGTAGTTCTAACAACTGTTCTACTGCACTGGTACGTTTGAGAGCATCTACTAGCACTCCTTGCCAGCCAGATTTGATAAATTGCTGGGCTACATTTGCCATAAAGGTATTAGGTAAGTTAGGCAAAGCCAAGAAGTAACCATCAACTACCGCATTTTCAATCACATCTTGAATACTGTTATTACTCAGAACACCATAGTTAGCCGAATACCCTACAGAATGGCGATCGCGATAAGTGGAAACTGCCTCATCTAAGTTTAATCCAGCAGGATTGTAAATATAGCCTTTGTGATCTGCTGCTGCAACTAAGTTCATTTCTTGTTTAGCAGCCAAGATCTTTGCAGCTGCTTGCCCTAAACCACCAAAACCCAAAACGCCAACTTTAATCGGATTAACTGTTTTATTTATAATCATCTCTGGCTTTAACTTGAATACATAACAGATTGTATGATCTCCAGCTCATCCTGTTGAATAAATTAAAAGTTATCTTTACTTCCTAGTTGGGTTATTGATAATGTTTTAAGAATTGTATTTTTTTGTTAACATTTTTTTTTAGCTACTCTCACCACTTGACTCTAAAGTTAGTTTGCGGAAAACTTAGACTATACAATAGTGGTTAATTCATTTATTATTAATCTTTAATAAGATTTTCATAGAATTAATCCTATCTCTCAAAATATCTATAATAAGAACGATATAACCAAAACTAGTAATTTAGTAGTCTGACAGTAGGATTAATGCTAGGCGATCGCAAATAAATGGAAACCTTGGAATTTATTATTTATCCCGATGGTCGGGTAAAAGAGACGGTTACAGGTATTGTTGGTTCATCTTGTCAAGAGGTGACCACAGCAATAGAGCAGCAGTTAGGAGTCGTAATCGATCAAAAGCAAACTTCTGACTACTATGCTCAAAACCAAACTCAGTCGGTCACGACAGTTGCTCAAAGTAACTTTAGCGACTGGTAATTTTATAAAACAGCTTTGTTAATATCCATTTCAATTCAATTCTATCGAGGAAATTTATGTCACATTTCAGCAACATCAAAACTAAGATTCGCAATTTGAATTCTCTCAAATCAGCACTTGAAGATCTAAACGTAGACTGGAAAAAAGAACCAGGAATTGTCAGAGGTTATCAGGGCAAAACTCATCAAGCGGATGTAGTAGTAGAACAGAGCAACGACTATGATTTTGGCTTTTGTTGGAATGGTAGCGAATATGAACTTGTAGCAGACTTGCAATATTGGCAGCAGCCATTAACGGTTGATGGTTTTCTGCGTCAGGTTACTCAACGTTATGCCTATCATACTGTGGTTGATGAAACTGCGGCTCAAGGATTTACCATCACCGAGCAAGCCAAAAACCAAGATGGTTCAATTCGCTTAGTTGTTCAACGCTGGAGCTCATAATGCCTGGTTTTTCTGAGATCGAGCCAAGTGGTTTTGAGCCAGAATTAGGCGGAGTTTGGCGACAAAAAGGGGTTTTTGTAGAGGAAAACATTTGTATTGGCTGTAAAAATTGCACTCATGTAGCTACAAATACTTTCTATATTGAACCACACTATGGAAGAGCTAGAGTCTTTAATCAGGATGGAGATGCACAAGAGTTAGTTGAAGAAGCAATGGATACCTGCCCGGTTAACTGCATTCATTGGCTAGATTATACCGAACTCAAGCAAATGGAGAGCGAACGGAGTCATCAGGTAATTCAAAGTTTGGCGATTCCGCCCAATATGAGGCGATCGCAAATAGTGAAAAAGAAAAGGTTTGGCAACTTGTAAATCTTGTAAATAGTTAAAACTTTAACAAAACCAACAATTACCCTGCTTGCTTGTTAGCATTCAGGGTTTTTTACTTAACCATATCAATTGATATTTCGGAGTTATCATTCCAACGCTCTAATTCGTCATTTTCAACCAAAAATTCGCGTAATTTTTGGCGATATATAGTTCGATAATCATTAAAACTGTAGTTATCTATCCTAATGCCAAAATCACGCTCGGATTTACCCTGTAAAATTTCTGCAATCCGATTATTGGTTTTAACTGAGTAATGACTGCCATCAAAAGTAAGCTCGGGGTTCTTGGTAACCTCCGAAGGGATAGAGAAATCGTACATCGCGTCAAAATTTTGCGATAGCTCGTAAAAAGCCGATAGATGACAATCCATCAACCCTCTGTTATAAGTATCATTAATCATGCTCCAAGCAGATATAGGTGGCACATAAGCAATAAACTTAGCGCTGGGAAAAAGCTCTTTAAGGCTTACAAAGGTTTTTACCGAGGATAGATCGCACTTTTGTAATGATGCAGGCTTATAAAATTCTGGCGTATAAGTCGGAGGGTTGGCAAAATCCACTGGTTCCAAATTACGGTCATAATAATTACCAGGATCGGGACTAATTCCTAGTAAAGTCATAGTGGAAAATAGCAAAACATCAGCCGATAGATAGGCTTCTAAAGGAGATTTCGTCTGAAGACTATCTATTGGAACTGGCTGCTTTTCTTTCCTATCTTTCTCGACGAAATTTAAGCCATCTACGCCAATATAAACTACTTTGGGTTTAATGCCTTCTTCTTTGAGAAAATTGGCGTAACTAACGAAATCTGGTATTTCTCCACCCTTAAGAGCATAATTGAAACACTTATTCTGGGTTAATTTTGATACTCTCAATGCTGTAACTCTAGAACTACCCAAAATTACACAATCGTAGTTTGCCTGTTCTTTGGTTCTGAGAAAAAGATTAGTTTTACTAATTCTTTCATTAAAAGCGAAATTTTTACCAGTCAAAATGTTTCCGTGATTGTACCACAAGGGATCGATCGACCAATTTATGACAGCTACAGAACCTAACAACAAGGAAGTTACTAGTCCATAAAGTCCGAAATTAAACTTTGTATCCCTGTCTTTTTGCGAGATTTGAGGAACGGACATTACTGGAGATTTACGTTTACCTAATTTAAAAAATCCGATGGCAGTACTTCTAAGATTCATTTGTATATAGTTATAGTATAAAGATATAGGTTTTACAAACTAAAATTGGAAATATAAAAATTCGCTGACTCTAGTAAAACAAAGCAAAGAAAGTGAAGTTAATCCGGCGATAATTACTGTCCAGATTTGGTTGGGTCTCCAAGATAAAGACTGCCAAAATTTTCGTTGCCATTGTGGTTGGTTGTATTCAATCGATTCGGTTAACGCTGGATTATATTTGCCCATCCACTGTTGAGTATTAGGGGTAAACCAAGCAATTAGGAGTAGGATAACGATACCGAAGGTTGAGTATTTCTGGCTTATGCCCACATTGACGGTAAATCCCAAAAACTCTACCCCAAAATTCCGGAGAAAGCCGAGGTAAGGAGCTAAGAATTCTGGTAGATTTATACCATTAAAGCCAAACATTGACATTAACATAGAGATTGCAGTTGCAAAACTATTAGCTTTGAAAAAGACCCAGGAAATTACGACAGCAATAAAGGTTACGATCCACCCAGTACCACGCATTAGCCAATTATCATTCTTTAAGTTGTGTCCCAAACCTTGGCGAACTGAACGATATAGATGATTAATTACTAGATAGAAGCCATGCAAACCACCCCAAAAGATAAAAGTCCAACCAGCACCATGCCATAATCCTCCTAACAGCATAGTGATACCTAAATTAGAGTAACGCCTTAATTCACCTTTACGGCTGCCTCCCAAAGGTATGTATAAGTAATCGCGCAGAAAGTGAGAAAGGGTAATGTGCCATCTGCGCCAAAAATCTACAATACTAATAGCTTTATAAGGTGAATTAAAATTTAATGGCAGTCTAATACCGAACATATATGCTGCACCAATTGCCATATCAGAATAGCCAGAGAAATCAAAATAAAGCTGTAGAGTATAGCCCAAAGCGCCAACCCAAGATTCAGAGAAGGTGAGGTTAATCCCCTGAGATGCAGCAGCAAAAGCTAAATTAGAATATTCAGCAATGCGATCGGCAAATATAACTTTTTTAAACAAACCAGCTACAAAAACTGTTAACCCAATAGATAGAGCTCTTTGACTAAATTTATAGATAGATGCTGTTTCAAATTGTGGCAGTACTTCTTTGTGATGTATAATTGGGCCAGCAATTAACTGAGGGAAAAAACAAACAAATAACATATATTTGCCTAGGTTATATTCTTTGGTTTCTCCTCTGTAGGCATCCACTAAATAAGCAATCTGTTGGAAAGTAAAAAAAGAAATGGCGAGTGGAAGTACAACAGAAGGCAGATCAAAATTTGTTCCGACCAAATGATTTACATTACTAATAAAAAAGTTGGAATATTTGAAATAGCTAATTAATCCTAAGTTAAAAGCGATTCCTAGACCAATTGCTATTTTTTTAACTGTTGGTTTTTTGATTATGTTACTTAGTAAATAACCTAAACGATAATTAATAGCAATCGATAAGAGTATTAATGGTAGATTTAAAGGTCTCCATCTGCCATAAAAAACTAAAGAGGCAAAAACCAACCAAAGAATCGGCAATTGTTGTTTGACATTTTCAGCACGTCTTCCAAGCCAGAAAAATACTAATAAAGTAACAGGTAGAAATAAGAAAATAAATTCAAAAGAATTAAAAAGCATAATTTTAATTTAAAATATTAAGAATTGTTTACCGTTAGCTTTTTTATTTCACGTTTAAAAACCAGAAAAATTGTCGTTGATTTAAAATAAATTATCTTAAGATGGTACGTATTTGTACTAAAGTAAAATATAGATTGGGCTATTGTTAGTTTTGAAAATATTTTTTGTTAATAATTAGTTCATAATGTATTGTTGGTAAATAATTGTTCAGGACTCGAACAAAAGCCAAGATTATTTATTTAGGTAAATAGCCTTGCTTAGTTTCTTGGCGATACAGTAAAAAAACTAGGATCCATAAGCAAACCAGGCGCAGAGAATCGGAAATTAAAGTAGCCCAAGCTGCACCCTGCCAAGAAAACTTGGGTATAAGCCATATATTCAATAAAACATTAACAATTGCAGCTACTACCTGCACTATGCTACGAGTTTTCTGGTGTCCAGAACCAGTTAGGGTATCAGCTGCCAAATATTGAAAGGTAGCGATCGCAGGAAGGGGAGATAACCAGAGTAAAGCGCCAATTGCCTCGCGATATTCTTCGCCCAAAATTACGGGTATAAAAGGAGCTAAAATCCAATAGCCAACTACAGAGACGATCGCATATAGCGTCAAGATGGGCAGTAAGCGTTTGCCGAAACCTAAACTTCCTTTGATTCCTGATGCTCCATGCTGAAAAAATCTAGTATAGGTAGCACCAGATAACGCTAGCAAAGGAACATTACCAACATCAATAAAACGATAAGCAGAACCATAAATACCCGCAGCACCTACACTAGCTAGCTTCCCCAGCATTGACTTATCTAAATTAGCGTTAATGTTATTTGCTGAAGCACTAATTGAAAAATATAATCCTTCACTAATATTAGATTTTAATTCAGATAGTATAGGACGCGGAACACCTAGCATTTTATTAACTAAAATAATAGTAAATGTAGCCATGATTGCCGAACTAACAAAATATAAATAACCCCAAGTAGCAACGCTAGGATTGGTAAAAAATACTGCTAAAGACAATGCAGCCAATAACTTACTACAGGTACTTAAAATTCCTAACTGCGCTGTCTTATTAATCATATTTGTTGCCATCAAACACTTGGAACCCAAATCTAAAAGTGACAAGCAAATTAAATCAGCTAGTAGAATCAGTAATATTGCTCCCCACTGAACATTTTTGGGAAATAACAATGGCGAGAGTAGCAAAAGAATAATAGTAATCAGAGTGCTGTTAGCAGTTATTAAGATCAAACCGTTACCCCAGTAAGTACCGAAAGTCGACCTATCGATCGAAACATTTTTGACCAATAAGTGTTCGCTTCCCAAAGGAATAAAAGGAAAAATAATGGACGCTGTAGCGGTAATTACCACAAATGAGCCATAGTTTTCTTTACCCAACCAACGAGCAACAATAATGAAATATGCTGCTTGCATTACTACGTTAAATAGTTTGGAAAATAACATCCATAGCGTATCTTGCGCCAGACTGCTTTGAAACAATTTTGCTGTTTTAACTTTAATTTCTGTTAGATTCATAGCTTTTATTTCATCTTCTGAAGACTAAAGTACCAATTCTTCAGCAATGGCATATTTTCGGTTTTTGGCTATAACTAAAGAGTAAGATAATAATGCCATATTCAGGAATTACAACGCCAAATAGAATACTTAAAACTAACAGCAACCCATAAGTCCAGGTAAGTAGCTGCATTTGTTCGACAAGAGTGTAGCGAGTCGCTAGATACAAGCCAATTCCAGTGGTTGCGATCGCATAAATACTAAATCTGATGGTTTGGTCAGGATTAATTGTCCAAAAGGAAGAAAAACAAACAATTCCTAGCAAAATCAAGACCAATATATTACTAGAAAATGCTGCCAAAGATCTTTTCCACCTCATTGCTAGCAGCACAAACACCACCAGATAAACGAGAATTGATATTTTAGCGTGAACTGAAAGATCGAGACCAATTACATCAATACCATTCCCTTCATTGGCTCCTCCAGTCAAAAACAAAGGGATGATAGCTTGAGAAAGTTGCAGCAGCGAAACAATGGCAAAAATAAATTCAAAATGTTTAAAAATATCACTCTTGCTTTTGAACATAAAATATGAAAGCCATGTAATAAGAAATTGTTAGTGATTTGTTTGTTGCCAGGATTATGTATTTGCTTGGAGAAATTGCTGCTATGGCGGTTTTCATTGTTTCGCGTTATGACTGTAGCAATTAGAAGCTAAATAAATATGTTTAATGATGTTTTAATTATTCTGACAAGAGTTAAGGTTTAGGTTTACCCAGAGAAAAACCTAGATTTTAACTCTTGTTTATCTTAAGCAGAGTATGTAGAACTAGGGGTATTTTGAAGCAAGTTTTTGCCATCTAAATATTCAGGAATTTTGGCATTCATTAAGTGTAAAATTGTCGGTGCTAAGTCTACCGCTTCACTACCAGATAAATCAAATCCCTGGGGTATGTTGGGTCCTTTTCCCATCAAAAATCCTTGGCTTTTATGTCCTCCTGCGCGACAGTGAGTTAACGGGCCAATCCGTCCCAGTCTTGAGCTGTCAACGACATCAGTAATTGGCTCTTGCCAGAGAATTACAATGTCTGCATCGGGTAGCTTTGGGTTGCTATCTAAAGGATTGGTGCGAGTTACAACAACTTGCTTAACAATTTTGCTTCCAGTCCTAGCGTCCTTGAGGTCATAAAGAATCTCGCTTAATTCGGTACACAAAGCATGATAATCATTCGGCTCAACAATTCCATCCTTGTCTCTACCTTTGAGATTGATCCGAATATGACCATTAGTAAATGCAGGTAGAGCGAATGCCTTCATTTGAGACCAAAGAGGAGAATACCACATACTTGGCATCCAGCCCATAGCTAATTCTTGTTCAATTGGTTCATCTAGCAGGCTATAAGGAGAGAGCAAACCGTGTTTTTTATCTCTCAAGAATTTTTTATGAGTCCAGGTGCGAAATAGTTTTTTAAGGGGATTAGGCTCATGTACTTGACTCCAAATTTCTCCAGGCCAAGAATTCCTAATTGGGTTGGTTACGATCGAGCCTGGTTTAGAACCAACTTTTCCTGGAGCGATCGCCGCTTGACCATAATGGAAACGATAAAGTAATTCTGGCAGTACCGCCATACTTAATAAATCGGTAAAGTTGGCTGCCATACCGTGAACTGAAAAACACAGCACGTTAGCATCTTGAGGGGCAACCGCTAAAATTTCACCTATGGCAGTATCGACCTGTTTGTAGGTACTTAATACTGGGTCTGGTTTAGTACCATTTTTACTGAGGTGATTGTATACAGGATGGTCAGCCTGACTATGGTTGTATAAGTCGTGTCCTACGGTATGAGTTTCGCCAAATACCATCAGAAACAAATCCCAGTTGTCGCGCTGAAGTAAGTCACGGGCGATCGCTGAATGCCCATCAACACTCTCTTTTAATGCTTGTTGAATCCAGCTAACGTATTCAGGATTCCACCATAGTCCGTTGTCGTTATGTAATACTAAATTCTTGCCATATTTTTCAACTACGTCAGCAAAAATCTCTGGAGGATTGGAAGCACTAACAGTGTAGGGATAATGTCCACCCCAGCCTAAGATTTGTAACCCATTAACCTGATCTGAAAGAGTAGTGACAGGAACATCTAAAACAGCTACTTTGTAGTCTTCTCCTAAAGCATAAAAGGGAGGATATTCTTGGTAGTCGTAACCACTAGTCACTACATCACAAACAATTTCATAGTTCTTTGGGTTGTAGCTGACTGTATCCCAATAGCCTAATGTATCAGCACGACATCCAGTAGAAAAAGTTGCCCATAAGGGTTCAGTCGTGGAATACTCTGTGGATACACCGCAGTAGTTTACCGTATTATTCAAACGGCTGTAAGTTCCATCATGACAAATTTTGCTTAAGTTAGGTAGATGTCCTGCTGTCATCCATTCTTCAATTAATCTAGGTTCGGCTGCGTCTAAGCCGATGACAATAGTTGATTTTTTCATGTTTGCATAAAAAAGAATTACTCCAGGTTACTATTTATTTACGAGTACAACGTAAAAATTAGGTAAATTTAAGCAGCTGCTGTTTGGGAATGACTATTTTCAGGCGAACTAGAAAAGTAGTTTTTGCTGTATTTGGCATGGTACGAATAACGGTCAAATTCTTTCAACTTAACACCATTAATTATCATTCCTAAAACCTTTTGAGATAAATTAGCGTTAGCTATAGTTTCCTGAGATAATTGAGCACTCTCATTTTCGACAATTCCTGGGCGACTTACCAAGACAATCCCATCAGCTAGTTTGCTCAAAGTTAGAACATCT encodes the following:
- a CDS encoding saccharopine dehydrogenase-like oxidoreductase, whose amino-acid sequence is MIINKTVNPIKVGVLGFGGLGQAAAKILAAKQEMNLVAAADHKGYIYNPAGLNLDEAVSTYRDRHSVGYSANYGVLSNNSIQDVIENAVVDGYFLALPNLPNTFMANVAQQFIKSGWQGVLVDALKRTSAVEQLLELQSNLEQAGITYLTGCGATPGLLTAAAAVAAQSYAEIHSVKITFGVGIANWSAYRATIREDIAHMPEYDVEQARAMSDTEVATLLDRTNGIISLENMEHADDIMLELAGICDRDRVTVGGVVDTRNPKKPLSTNVKVTGRTFEGKISTHTFTLGDETSMAANVCGPAFGYLKAGIALNRRGITGLFTAAEIMPQFVR
- a CDS encoding DUF2997 domain-containing protein codes for the protein METLEFIIYPDGRVKETVTGIVGSSCQEVTTAIEQQLGVVIDQKQTSDYYAQNQTQSVTTVAQSNFSDW
- a CDS encoding DUF1257 domain-containing protein; the encoded protein is MSHFSNIKTKIRNLNSLKSALEDLNVDWKKEPGIVRGYQGKTHQADVVVEQSNDYDFGFCWNGSEYELVADLQYWQQPLTVDGFLRQVTQRYAYHTVVDETAAQGFTITEQAKNQDGSIRLVVQRWSS
- a CDS encoding ferredoxin; translation: MPGFSEIEPSGFEPELGGVWRQKGVFVEENICIGCKNCTHVATNTFYIEPHYGRARVFNQDGDAQELVEEAMDTCPVNCIHWLDYTELKQMESERSHQVIQSLAIPPNMRRSQIVKKKRFGNL
- a CDS encoding MBOAT family protein yields the protein MLFNSFEFIFLFLPVTLLVFFWLGRRAENVKQQLPILWLVFASLVFYGRWRPLNLPLILLSIAINYRLGYLLSNIIKKPTVKKIAIGLGIAFNLGLISYFKYSNFFISNVNHLVGTNFDLPSVVLPLAISFFTFQQIAYLVDAYRGETKEYNLGKYMLFVCFFPQLIAGPIIHHKEVLPQFETASIYKFSQRALSIGLTVFVAGLFKKVIFADRIAEYSNLAFAAASQGINLTFSESWVGALGYTLQLYFDFSGYSDMAIGAAYMFGIRLPLNFNSPYKAISIVDFWRRWHITLSHFLRDYLYIPLGGSRKGELRRYSNLGITMLLGGLWHGAGWTFIFWGGLHGFYLVINHLYRSVRQGLGHNLKNDNWLMRGTGWIVTFIAVVISWVFFKANSFATAISMLMSMFGFNGINLPEFLAPYLGFLRNFGVEFLGFTVNVGISQKYSTFGIVILLLIAWFTPNTQQWMGKYNPALTESIEYNQPQWQRKFWQSLSWRPNQIWTVIIAGLTSLSLLCFTRVSEFLYFQF
- a CDS encoding oligosaccharide flippase family protein, producing MNLTEIKVKTAKLFQSSLAQDTLWMLFSKLFNVVMQAAYFIIVARWLGKENYGSFVVITATASIIFPFIPLGSEHLLVKNVSIDRSTFGTYWGNGLILITANSTLITIILLLLSPLLFPKNVQWGAILLILLADLICLSLLDLGSKCLMATNMINKTAQLGILSTCSKLLAALSLAVFFTNPSVATWGYLYFVSSAIMATFTIILVNKMLGVPRPILSELKSNISEGLYFSISASANNINANLDKSMLGKLASVGAAGIYGSAYRFIDVGNVPLLALSGATYTRFFQHGASGIKGSLGFGKRLLPILTLYAIVSVVGYWILAPFIPVILGEEYREAIGALLWLSPLPAIATFQYLAADTLTGSGHQKTRSIVQVVAAIVNVLLNIWLIPKFSWQGAAWATLISDSLRLVCLWILVFLLYRQETKQGYLPK
- a CDS encoding alkaline phosphatase family protein, translated to MKKSTIVIGLDAAEPRLIEEWMTAGHLPNLSKICHDGTYSRLNNTVNYCGVSTEYSTTEPLWATFSTGCRADTLGYWDTVSYNPKNYEIVCDVVTSGYDYQEYPPFYALGEDYKVAVLDVPVTTLSDQVNGLQILGWGGHYPYTVSASNPPEIFADVVEKYGKNLVLHNDNGLWWNPEYVSWIQQALKESVDGHSAIARDLLQRDNWDLFLMVFGETHTVGHDLYNHSQADHPVYNHLSKNGTKPDPVLSTYKQVDTAIGEILAVAPQDANVLCFSVHGMAANFTDLLSMAVLPELLYRFHYGQAAIAPGKVGSKPGSIVTNPIRNSWPGEIWSQVHEPNPLKKLFRTWTHKKFLRDKKHGLLSPYSLLDEPIEQELAMGWMPSMWYSPLWSQMKAFALPAFTNGHIRINLKGRDKDGIVEPNDYHALCTELSEILYDLKDARTGSKIVKQVVVTRTNPLDSNPKLPDADIVILWQEPITDVVDSSRLGRIGPLTHCRAGGHKSQGFLMGKGPNIPQGFDLSGSEAVDLAPTILHLMNAKIPEYLDGKNLLQNTPSSTYSA